A window of Dehalococcoidia bacterium contains these coding sequences:
- a CDS encoding isoprenylcysteine carboxylmethyltransferase family protein, whose protein sequence is MAASGESKKRWLYTALVAFLFGCFIALFFVGAYFTDRWLNLTPVVYQPWNIILGLILLVPGAAMMSWTYIQFFRARGTPVPINPPQKLISTGLYAYSRNPMLMGIFLVFFGVGVLTGSISLTFIFSPLLVLFFYFQITKVEEKEMELKFGQDYLEYKQRVPRFFPTLRCHR, encoded by the coding sequence ATGGCCGCCTCAGGAGAAAGCAAGAAACGGTGGCTTTACACCGCGCTGGTGGCATTTCTCTTCGGCTGCTTTATAGCGCTGTTCTTCGTCGGCGCATACTTCACCGACAGGTGGCTCAACCTGACCCCGGTCGTATATCAACCCTGGAACATCATACTGGGGCTGATACTGCTCGTGCCGGGCGCAGCCATGATGAGCTGGACCTATATACAGTTTTTCAGGGCCAGGGGCACGCCCGTGCCCATCAATCCCCCTCAGAAGCTCATCTCCACGGGACTCTACGCATACAGCCGCAATCCGATGCTGATGGGCATATTCCTGGTGTTCTTCGGCGTGGGTGTCCTGACAGGATCTATATCACTGACATTTATCTTCTCGCCGCTGCTGGTGCTCTTCTTCTACTTCCAGATCACCAAAGTCGAGGAGAAGGAGATGGAGCTCAAGTTCGGGCAGGACTACCTGGAATACAAACAGCGTGTGCCCAGGTTCTTCCCAACATTAAGATGCCACAGGTAG
- a CDS encoding ATP-binding protein — translation MNSLSIKLSLLFAGLALLSIGALAVWVNQTVNANFASYCEQHSTTCLCVHPETGMVGLGQAEQDFLQDSQRSLGIAAVVAMAVAVALGVIVSILVTRPMRELAASASKVASGDLAQRVKHRSDDEVGEVSAAFNTMAEQLEMKEKSRKQLLADVAHELRNPLSIVQGNLEAWLDGVISPTPEQIAPVYDETVLLNRLITDLRELSLAEAGQLKLEIEETDMAGLINAEVAVFQARCQEKEISLSAELAEGLPRIDIDSGRIRQVLHNLLENALRFSTPGGSIRVSALKEKNNGVVISVSDTGSGIDPADLPHVFDHFYKADKARQRSYGGAGIGLALVRKYVELHGGKIRAESEPGKGSTFSFTLPVAS, via the coding sequence ATGAACAGCCTGTCCATTAAGCTCAGCCTGCTCTTCGCCGGCCTTGCTCTGTTGAGCATCGGCGCCCTGGCCGTCTGGGTTAACCAGACGGTGAATGCCAATTTTGCCAGCTATTGCGAGCAGCACAGCACCACCTGCCTGTGCGTCCATCCCGAAACGGGCATGGTGGGACTGGGTCAGGCCGAGCAGGACTTTCTGCAGGACTCGCAGCGCTCGCTGGGAATAGCGGCGGTTGTTGCCATGGCGGTAGCCGTTGCGCTGGGAGTGATTGTGAGTATACTGGTGACCAGGCCCATGCGGGAGCTGGCGGCTTCCGCCAGTAAGGTGGCCTCCGGCGACCTGGCCCAGCGCGTGAAACACAGGAGCGACGACGAAGTGGGAGAGGTATCCGCCGCCTTCAATACCATGGCCGAGCAGCTCGAGATGAAGGAAAAGAGCCGCAAGCAGCTGCTGGCTGACGTGGCTCATGAGCTGCGCAATCCGCTGAGCATAGTCCAGGGCAATCTCGAAGCCTGGCTGGACGGCGTCATTTCGCCCACGCCGGAGCAGATCGCCCCGGTATACGACGAAACAGTGCTGCTCAACCGCCTGATCACCGACCTGCGCGAGCTATCGCTGGCTGAGGCAGGTCAGCTGAAACTCGAAATCGAGGAGACGGACATGGCAGGGCTTATAAATGCCGAGGTAGCCGTTTTCCAGGCGCGCTGCCAGGAGAAGGAAATCTCGCTGTCCGCCGAGCTGGCGGAGGGACTGCCGCGCATCGATATCGACAGCGGACGCATCAGGCAGGTGCTGCACAACCTGCTGGAGAACGCGCTGCGTTTCAGCACACCGGGCGGCAGCATCAGGGTCAGTGCCCTCAAAGAGAAGAACAACGGCGTGGTGATTTCAGTATCCGACACAGGCAGCGGTATCGACCCCGCTGACCTGCCGCATGTTTTCGACCATTTCTATAAGGCCGATAAAGCGCGGCAGCGCAGCTACGGCGGGGCGGGCATAGGGCTGGCGCTGGTGCGGAAGTACGTAGAACTGCACGGCGGAAAGATCCGGGCGGAGAGCGAGCCGGGCAAAGGCAGCACCTTCAGCTTCACACTACCTGTGGCATCTTAA
- a CDS encoding response regulator transcription factor gives MARRKILVVDDEPKVCDLVKAYLEKDGFDVMLSGNGKDAVEKARMIKPDLIVLDLNLPGMDGIEVFRTVRAFSNIPVIMLTARDDEVDKIVGLQIGADDYVTKPFSPRELSARVAAVLRRYTDGTRPAGRLVSGDLLVDFERHEVKYRNEAVGLTAAEFKLLAVMARSPGRVFTRLQLMDSAFGETYEGYDRTIDAHIKNIRQKLAKIVGDADNLVVTVRGVGYKLEESHEQPVH, from the coding sequence ATGGCGCGCAGAAAGATACTGGTTGTGGATGACGAACCCAAGGTATGCGATCTGGTCAAGGCGTATCTTGAGAAGGACGGCTTCGACGTCATGCTGTCGGGCAACGGCAAAGACGCAGTGGAGAAAGCCCGCATGATCAAGCCCGATCTGATCGTGCTCGACCTCAACCTGCCGGGCATGGACGGCATCGAGGTCTTCCGCACGGTCAGGGCGTTCTCGAACATACCCGTTATCATGCTTACAGCAAGGGACGACGAGGTGGATAAGATCGTTGGATTGCAGATCGGCGCCGACGATTACGTCACCAAGCCCTTCAGCCCGCGTGAGCTGTCCGCCAGGGTGGCGGCGGTGCTGCGCAGGTATACCGATGGGACCAGGCCCGCCGGCAGGCTGGTCAGCGGAGATTTACTGGTGGATTTCGAACGGCACGAGGTCAAATATAGAAACGAGGCGGTCGGCCTTACCGCCGCCGAGTTCAAGCTTCTTGCCGTAATGGCCCGCAGTCCCGGCCGCGTCTTCACACGGCTGCAGCTTATGGACTCGGCCTTCGGCGAGACCTACGAGGGTTACGACCGGACCATCGATGCGCATATCAAGAACATTCGGCAGAAGCTGGCTAAGATAGTCGGCGATGCTGATAATCTTGTGGTTACGGTGCGGGGTGTCGGCTATAAGCTGGAGGAGTCTCATGAACAGCCTGTCCATTAA
- a CDS encoding CoA-binding protein, producing MPQSIKRPELDYIFHPRSTAVVGTLPDSLNKFKLGNQFIRMLLEYGYRDPLYPVGEGEGDVCGIKIYQSISEIPGPVDYVITAVQSKYVLDLVEECGRKGVRVMHFFTSGFSEIEDKSGMELQEHMVGIARRYGIRIIGPNCMGIYCPESGLAFGMNFSKKPGSVGYLAQSGGQCIIGVREANRRNIDFSKVVSYGNACDINECDLLEYLTDDPGTHIITAYIEGTNHGPRLLKALRRAADSKPVIVFKCADTGGGSQAAVSHTSAIAGSSLTWDALLRQTGAIRVYNVQEMFDVVTVLQRCPEITGLRTLVVGHGGGSCVQASDDCCRAGLTMPLLPPEYRQALWDIYKFDAGNIFKNPLDINPYWGVDKAREALAAVGGWDGVDLILLHSTPEQDPFVPREFQFKLHTDALLGWGEVAVKPVVMAMMVNTVPGDDGLPEKSFQRLLDAGFAAFPSVARASTALVRANGYYRRRAGRRGSA from the coding sequence TTGCCACAGAGTATAAAACGCCCTGAACTGGATTATATCTTTCATCCGCGGTCCACAGCGGTGGTGGGCACCCTGCCTGATTCGCTCAACAAGTTCAAGCTGGGCAACCAGTTCATCAGGATGCTGCTTGAGTACGGGTACAGGGATCCGCTGTACCCGGTCGGAGAGGGCGAGGGGGATGTTTGCGGTATCAAGATATATCAAAGCATCAGCGAGATACCCGGTCCCGTCGACTATGTGATCACCGCCGTCCAGAGCAAGTATGTCCTTGATCTCGTGGAGGAGTGCGGCAGAAAAGGCGTCAGGGTGATGCACTTCTTCACCTCCGGTTTCAGCGAGATCGAGGATAAGTCAGGCATGGAGCTGCAGGAACATATGGTGGGCATCGCCCGGCGGTACGGGATTCGTATTATCGGTCCGAACTGCATGGGCATCTACTGCCCGGAGTCCGGCCTGGCCTTCGGCATGAATTTCTCGAAGAAGCCCGGCAGTGTGGGATACCTGGCGCAGAGCGGAGGGCAGTGCATCATCGGTGTCAGGGAAGCCAACCGCCGCAACATCGATTTCAGCAAGGTGGTCAGCTACGGCAATGCCTGTGATATCAACGAGTGCGACCTGCTGGAGTACTTAACGGATGACCCCGGTACGCATATAATCACCGCTTACATCGAGGGCACCAACCATGGTCCACGTCTGCTCAAGGCTTTGCGTAGGGCGGCCGACAGCAAACCGGTCATCGTATTTAAATGCGCGGACACGGGAGGCGGCTCGCAGGCGGCAGTGTCCCACACCAGCGCCATAGCCGGGTCCAGCCTGACCTGGGATGCGCTGCTGCGACAGACCGGCGCCATCAGGGTCTACAACGTCCAGGAGATGTTCGACGTGGTCACGGTGCTTCAGCGCTGCCCTGAGATCACCGGTTTGAGGACGCTGGTCGTCGGACACGGGGGCGGCTCGTGCGTGCAGGCCTCCGATGACTGTTGCAGGGCCGGCCTCACCATGCCCTTGCTGCCGCCGGAATACCGTCAGGCCCTTTGGGATATATACAAGTTCGATGCAGGCAACATTTTTAAGAATCCGCTTGACATAAATCCTTACTGGGGCGTCGATAAGGCCAGGGAGGCCCTGGCTGCTGTGGGTGGCTGGGATGGGGTGGACCTGATTCTGCTGCATTCCACGCCCGAGCAGGACCCCTTTGTGCCGCGCGAATTTCAGTTCAAGCTGCATACGGATGCCCTCTTGGGCTGGGGTGAGGTCGCGGTCAAGCCTGTTGTGATGGCCATGATGGTCAATACCGTGCCCGGCGATGACGGCCTTCCCGAGAAATCATTTCAGAGGTTGCTCGATGCGGGTTTCGCCGCGTTCCCCAGCGTCGCCCGGGCGTCCACCGCCCTTGTGCGCGCTAATGGATATTACCGGCGCAGGGCCGGCAGGCGCGGCTCCGCTTAG
- a CDS encoding acyl-CoA dehydrogenase family protein has translation MDLGLNEEQEMLKKSAREFLSKECPKKLVRELDESESGLSQDLWKKMAELGWMGLPFPEKYGGNGGSLLDLTVLLDEMGYNIVPGPFFSTVVLSGFTLLAAGNEKQKETYLSKICSGDMIMTLALTGVEGTYSPASLDTEAKASGKDYILNGTKMFVPDANTADYMLVVARTKKSSDPEDGVSIFLMDARSAGLKVTLLKTLGRDKLCEVTIKDVKVPADNLVGKLNGGWPVIKSILRKATVCKCAEMVGGAQASLDMAVTYAKERVQFNRPIGAFQAIQHYCANMVTDVDGSRFITYKAAWTESEGLPADMEVSMAKAWTSDAFKRVAVLAHQIFGAIGFTMDHDMHLYFRRAKAGEIVYGDADYHRENVAVQLGL, from the coding sequence ATGGATCTGGGATTGAACGAAGAACAGGAGATGTTAAAGAAATCGGCGCGCGAATTCCTGAGCAAGGAATGTCCCAAGAAGCTCGTGCGGGAGCTGGATGAAAGCGAAAGCGGACTCTCGCAGGACCTCTGGAAAAAGATGGCCGAGCTGGGCTGGATGGGTTTGCCCTTCCCCGAGAAATACGGCGGAAACGGCGGCAGCCTGCTCGACCTCACCGTCCTGCTGGACGAGATGGGCTACAACATAGTGCCCGGGCCCTTCTTCTCCACCGTCGTGCTGTCGGGCTTCACGCTGCTCGCGGCGGGAAATGAAAAACAGAAGGAAACGTATCTGAGCAAGATATGTTCCGGCGATATGATCATGACGCTGGCGCTGACCGGGGTGGAGGGGACATATTCCCCGGCCTCACTCGACACGGAGGCTAAAGCATCGGGTAAGGATTATATATTGAACGGGACCAAGATGTTTGTGCCGGATGCCAACACGGCCGATTACATGCTGGTGGTGGCGCGCACCAAAAAGAGCTCCGATCCGGAGGACGGCGTGAGTATTTTCCTGATGGACGCCAGGAGCGCCGGCCTGAAGGTCACACTGCTTAAGACGCTGGGACGCGACAAGCTGTGCGAGGTGACTATTAAGGATGTTAAAGTGCCCGCCGATAACCTTGTGGGAAAACTGAACGGTGGCTGGCCGGTCATCAAGTCCATATTAAGAAAGGCCACCGTGTGCAAGTGCGCCGAGATGGTGGGCGGCGCCCAGGCCTCGCTGGATATGGCGGTCACCTATGCCAAGGAAAGGGTCCAGTTCAACCGTCCCATCGGCGCCTTCCAGGCCATTCAGCATTACTGCGCGAATATGGTCACCGACGTGGACGGTTCGCGTTTCATAACGTACAAGGCGGCCTGGACCGAGAGCGAGGGCCTGCCCGCCGATATGGAGGTCTCCATGGCCAAGGCATGGACCAGCGATGCCTTCAAGCGGGTGGCCGTGCTGGCCCACCAGATATTCGGCGCCATCGGCTTTACCATGGATCACGATATGCACCTTTACTTCCGCAGGGCCAAGGCCGGCGAAATAGTCTACGGCGATGCGGACTACCACCGGGAGAACGTGGCCGTGCAGCTTGGGCTGTAA
- a CDS encoding acyl-CoA dehydrogenase family protein, giving the protein MDFRLSEAENKFRQEVEKFILAEMPQGYAERDLYWPGGYGAIGEFEIRDPEVEVFRRKMGERGWLTMAWPKEYGGEGRSFVEQAIFFDIVSYYGAPGMDISTLISGPTILRFGSEQLKQEWIPKIVKGDLKFWLAYSEPNAGSDLAAIQTRAVEDGDYLVVNGQKIWGSGAHVSDCGWMVARTDMDAQPYKGTTLFIVDNKTPGITIRPIINIDGFHSFNEVFFDNVRVPKKNVVGEMNMGFYYLMVALDFERLVISMGGFRRRFEDLLKYAGETRRNGVLLSRDARIRAKLAELAIEIEIAYVLYYRTAWMMDNNLFPNIEASEIKLVTTILSRKLADVGLEIMGPYGQLWPGSRHAPLKGRFSLGYLDSLSAVIGAGTSEIQRNILAQRGLGLKRK; this is encoded by the coding sequence ATGGATTTTCGCTTAAGCGAAGCTGAAAACAAATTCAGGCAGGAAGTCGAGAAGTTCATTCTCGCCGAAATGCCGCAGGGCTATGCAGAGAGGGATTTGTATTGGCCGGGTGGTTATGGCGCCATCGGTGAATTTGAGATCAGAGATCCGGAAGTGGAGGTATTCAGGCGCAAAATGGGTGAGCGCGGGTGGCTCACCATGGCCTGGCCGAAGGAATACGGGGGAGAAGGCCGTTCATTTGTGGAACAGGCCATATTTTTTGATATCGTCAGCTACTATGGCGCTCCCGGTATGGACATCTCCACGCTCATATCAGGTCCCACCATCCTGCGCTTCGGCAGCGAGCAGTTGAAGCAGGAGTGGATTCCTAAAATAGTCAAAGGCGACCTCAAATTCTGGCTGGCCTACAGCGAGCCCAACGCGGGCTCAGACCTCGCCGCCATACAGACCAGGGCGGTCGAAGACGGGGATTACCTGGTGGTCAACGGTCAGAAGATCTGGGGTAGCGGGGCGCACGTATCGGACTGCGGCTGGATGGTGGCACGAACGGATATGGATGCCCAGCCCTATAAAGGGACCACGCTGTTTATTGTGGACAACAAGACGCCGGGCATCACCATCAGGCCCATCATCAATATCGACGGATTCCACTCGTTCAACGAGGTGTTCTTCGATAACGTCCGCGTGCCCAAAAAAAACGTGGTGGGCGAGATGAACATGGGCTTCTACTACCTCATGGTGGCGCTGGACTTCGAGAGGCTGGTCATATCCATGGGAGGTTTCCGCAGGCGTTTCGAAGACCTCCTCAAATATGCCGGGGAAACCAGGCGCAACGGCGTATTGCTGAGCCGGGATGCGAGGATCAGGGCGAAGCTGGCGGAGCTCGCCATCGAGATCGAAATAGCCTATGTGCTGTACTACCGCACCGCCTGGATGATGGACAACAACCTCTTCCCCAATATCGAGGCCTCCGAGATCAAGCTGGTGACTACCATCCTCAGCAGGAAGCTGGCCGATGTCGGCCTGGAGATAATGGGGCCCTACGGGCAGCTCTGGCCCGGCTCCCGTCACGCGCCGCTCAAAGGCAGGTTCTCGCTGGGATACCTGGATTCCTTATCGGCCGTGATCGGCGCGGGCACCTCCGAGATACAGAGGAATATACTGGCCCAGCGCGGGCTCGGTCTCAAGCGTAAATAG
- a CDS encoding acyl-CoA dehydrogenase family protein yields MDFKFSAEEEAFRDEVKGWLKTEIPQRWRELPTGLWQETEESWKISRQFQKKLGSKGWLAPAYPVELGGAGLGHIKRLILAEELVYHDAPISIEAEITVNWVGMALQHFGSEEQQKDYIPRIAKGDIIFCLGYSEPNAGSDLASLQTRATEQGDNYMINGQKIWCSYAHYADYCWLGAVTDPEAPKHRNMSMFVIDMKSPGITIRPLINVIGCHSFNEVFFDDVRVPKNGLVGQKNNGWFQLAMALDFERSGVGTAATNKLILDQMVKYARTNKRNGRLISEDPIMRSLMAEMAIEIEVARMLCYRIAWIYSKGGHSNYESSQAMVFGSELLRRISDAGMRVMGQYGQLAFGSSRAIGTAEMYRAYLASLSIGVGGGTNEIQRNIIAMRGLGLPRK; encoded by the coding sequence ATGGACTTCAAGTTCAGTGCTGAAGAGGAAGCGTTTCGCGATGAAGTAAAGGGCTGGTTGAAAACCGAAATACCGCAGCGCTGGCGGGAGCTGCCCACTGGTCTCTGGCAGGAGACGGAGGAGTCGTGGAAGATATCGCGGCAGTTTCAGAAGAAGCTCGGATCCAAAGGATGGCTGGCGCCGGCTTACCCCGTCGAGCTGGGCGGCGCGGGACTGGGGCACATCAAGCGCCTTATACTGGCCGAGGAGCTCGTTTACCATGACGCCCCCATCAGCATCGAGGCCGAGATCACGGTTAACTGGGTGGGTATGGCCCTGCAGCATTTCGGCAGCGAGGAACAGCAAAAGGACTATATACCGCGTATAGCAAAAGGCGACATAATATTCTGCCTGGGATACAGCGAGCCCAACGCGGGCTCCGACCTGGCGTCGTTGCAGACCCGCGCTACCGAGCAGGGCGATAACTATATGATCAACGGCCAGAAGATATGGTGCAGCTATGCCCACTACGCCGACTACTGCTGGCTGGGGGCCGTCACCGATCCCGAGGCGCCCAAGCACCGCAACATGAGCATGTTCGTGATCGATATGAAGAGCCCGGGCATCACCATTCGCCCGCTGATCAATGTTATCGGCTGCCATTCCTTCAACGAGGTTTTTTTCGATGATGTGCGCGTCCCTAAAAACGGTCTGGTGGGCCAGAAGAACAACGGATGGTTCCAGCTTGCCATGGCGCTGGACTTCGAGCGTTCTGGCGTGGGGACCGCTGCAACCAATAAGCTGATACTCGACCAAATGGTCAAATATGCCAGGACCAATAAGAGAAACGGAAGGCTGATATCGGAAGATCCCATCATGCGCAGCCTGATGGCGGAGATGGCCATCGAGATCGAGGTGGCGCGCATGCTCTGCTACCGCATAGCATGGATATATAGCAAGGGCGGACACTCCAACTACGAGTCGTCTCAGGCTATGGTATTCGGCAGCGAGCTGCTGCGCAGGATATCGGACGCCGGCATGAGGGTGATGGGCCAGTACGGGCAGCTTGCCTTCGGCTCATCCAGGGCGATCGGGACAGCGGAGATGTACAGGGCTTACCTGGCATCGCTGTCCATCGGCGTGGGAGGAGGCACCAACGAGATCCAGCGCAACATCATTGCCATGCGCGGGCTCGGCCTTCCGCGTAAATAG
- a CDS encoding MaoC/PaaZ C-terminal domain-containing protein yields MKYFEDFKLGEKEVTRGRTITEADVTMFAALSGDWYPLHIDEEVAKKTIFGGRIAHGFLVLSVASGFVTPYETALIAFYGMDKVRFTGPTRLGDTIHLETEVAELKDKGDFGVVSSQWHVKNQRNEDVAICLIKVAVSKKPKK; encoded by the coding sequence ATGAAATATTTCGAGGATTTCAAGCTCGGAGAGAAAGAGGTAACCAGGGGACGCACCATTACGGAGGCTGATGTGACCATGTTCGCCGCCCTGAGCGGCGATTGGTATCCCCTCCATATCGACGAGGAGGTTGCCAAAAAGACCATTTTCGGCGGGCGCATCGCGCACGGATTCCTGGTGCTGTCTGTAGCGTCCGGCTTTGTTACTCCCTACGAGACCGCCCTCATCGCTTTCTACGGCATGGACAAGGTGCGGTTTACGGGTCCCACCAGGCTGGGCGATACGATTCACCTGGAAACAGAGGTCGCCGAACTCAAGGATAAGGGAGATTTCGGCGTAGTATCCAGCCAGTGGCACGTCAAGAACCAGCGCAACGAGGATGTGGCTATATGTCTGATCAAGGTGGCCGTGTCCAAAAAGCCAAAAAAGTAG
- a CDS encoding thiolase family protein, with the protein MAGRVGIVAASSTKFEAAKPYDHLMDLVVEVTDKVVEAAGINLKNDVEAVVSCSQDFWDGRTISSMPIPDAVCSHLKDESKVAGDGAYAVLYGAMHILSGDNNLILVVSHCEESITDGTMIENWSIDHIYHRWLGLDYTMGAAMQARRYMDKYKVTPEQFAKVVVKNKGNALKNKLAQDARTLTVDQVLKSKMLAEPITELQKKPVSDGACAMIMASEEVAKKLTPNPVWITGVGNFYEHHNLGDRDLAECDALIKATKRAYKMAGIGNPVKDLDLVELSEFYAPQELLWMEGLGLCGRGEGGKLIDSGKTQMKGEIPVNPSGGLLSGAPVTVAGMARVAEAVWQLQGKAGEHQVQGARRAVAHGCDGLAGQMHCVLVLEKGGK; encoded by the coding sequence ATGGCTGGCAGAGTTGGAATAGTGGCGGCCTCCTCGACAAAGTTCGAAGCCGCCAAACCCTACGATCACCTGATGGACCTCGTAGTGGAGGTCACGGACAAGGTCGTCGAGGCCGCGGGTATCAACCTCAAAAACGACGTCGAAGCCGTCGTAAGCTGTTCCCAGGACTTCTGGGACGGGAGGACGATCTCATCCATGCCCATACCCGACGCCGTATGCTCGCACCTGAAGGACGAATCCAAGGTGGCCGGCGACGGCGCCTATGCGGTGCTTTACGGCGCCATGCACATACTTTCGGGCGACAACAACCTGATACTGGTGGTGAGCCACTGCGAGGAATCGATCACCGACGGCACCATGATAGAAAACTGGTCGATCGACCACATCTACCACCGCTGGCTGGGCCTCGATTACACCATGGGCGCGGCCATGCAGGCCAGGCGCTACATGGACAAATACAAGGTCACGCCCGAGCAGTTCGCCAAGGTCGTGGTGAAAAACAAGGGCAACGCGCTGAAGAATAAACTGGCGCAGGATGCCAGGACACTGACGGTCGACCAGGTGCTCAAGTCTAAGATGCTGGCCGAACCTATCACCGAGCTGCAGAAGAAACCCGTCTCCGACGGCGCCTGTGCCATGATCATGGCCAGCGAGGAAGTCGCAAAAAAACTAACACCCAATCCCGTGTGGATAACGGGCGTCGGCAATTTTTACGAGCATCACAACCTGGGCGACCGGGACCTGGCGGAATGCGATGCCCTGATCAAGGCTACTAAGAGAGCCTACAAAATGGCGGGCATCGGCAATCCCGTCAAGGATCTGGACCTGGTCGAGCTCTCCGAGTTCTACGCGCCCCAGGAACTGCTGTGGATGGAGGGGTTGGGACTGTGCGGACGCGGAGAGGGCGGCAAGCTGATCGACAGCGGCAAGACGCAGATGAAGGGTGAGATACCGGTCAACCCCTCGGGCGGCCTGCTTTCAGGCGCGCCGGTGACGGTGGCAGGCATGGCCAGGGTGGCTGAAGCCGTCTGGCAGCTGCAGGGAAAGGCTGGAGAGCACCAGGTGCAGGGCGCGAGGCGCGCCGTCGCCCACGGATGCGACGGCCTGGCAGGCCAGATGCACTGTGTACTCGTTCTCGAAAAGGGAGGTAAATAG
- a CDS encoding thiolase family protein, whose product MANRVAIVGIGQTTHSGRRPYVNDGELIYDAVTKALEDAGLTINDMEAVMAGNMDFFEGHHLNDAMLNLYSGAAGRPGFKMNTGGTVGTMTAIQGWYHIASGLYDICLVIGWEKHDEGLVTPAISTITDPAVDRHFLVGAIGGLATVSVAYMQRSGCKLEHAAMVRANSSQAAHRNPNAHMREIYSVEDVMSARMVMYPLNLLMCCPTSLGATAMVLASESKAKKICKKPVWMKDHVTVHVEYGGAQFGIGEKRWTSHMEAGAKLFKRNHITKPMVETQVFEMYDPFAFAIPMWLEDFLVCEPNEGWKLVEKGALKLEGEYPVSPSGGVLCTNSIGDSAILRIAEAALQVRGDGGEHQVTREVKQALASGFGGSYWSDLLLLSKTMD is encoded by the coding sequence ATGGCAAACAGGGTTGCTATTGTTGGAATCGGCCAGACCACGCACAGCGGCCGCAGACCCTACGTCAATGACGGCGAGCTGATTTACGACGCCGTTACCAAGGCACTGGAGGATGCCGGCCTGACCATTAACGATATGGAAGCCGTAATGGCGGGCAACATGGACTTCTTCGAGGGACATCACCTGAACGATGCCATGCTGAACCTCTACAGCGGAGCGGCCGGCAGACCGGGCTTCAAAATGAACACCGGCGGCACGGTCGGGACCATGACGGCCATACAGGGTTGGTATCATATCGCATCAGGTTTATACGATATCTGCCTGGTAATAGGCTGGGAGAAGCACGATGAGGGTCTGGTGACACCGGCCATCTCGACCATCACCGACCCCGCCGTGGACCGGCATTTCCTGGTGGGCGCCATCGGAGGCCTGGCAACGGTCTCGGTGGCCTACATGCAGAGGAGCGGATGCAAGCTGGAGCATGCCGCCATGGTACGCGCCAATTCATCCCAGGCCGCACACAGGAACCCGAACGCCCATATGAGAGAGATATACTCCGTGGAAGATGTTATGAGCGCAAGGATGGTGATGTACCCGCTGAACCTGCTGATGTGCTGTCCCACCAGCCTGGGCGCCACCGCGATGGTGCTTGCCAGCGAGAGCAAGGCCAAGAAGATATGCAAGAAGCCGGTCTGGATGAAGGACCACGTGACGGTCCATGTGGAATACGGCGGCGCTCAATTCGGTATCGGCGAGAAGCGCTGGACTTCCCACATGGAAGCCGGCGCCAAACTGTTTAAGCGCAACCATATCACCAAGCCGATGGTTGAGACACAGGTCTTCGAGATGTACGACCCCTTCGCCTTCGCCATACCCATGTGGCTGGAGGACTTCCTGGTCTGCGAGCCCAATGAAGGATGGAAGCTGGTTGAAAAAGGCGCTCTCAAGCTGGAGGGAGAATACCCGGTCAGCCCGTCCGGCGGCGTGCTCTGCACCAACTCCATCGGCGACTCCGCCATACTGAGGATAGCCGAGGCTGCCCTGCAGGTCAGGGGAGATGGAGGCGAGCACCAGGTGACCAGGGAGGTCAAGCAGGCGCTGGCCAGCGGTTTCGGCGGCTCATACTGGTCCGACCTGCTGCTGCTCAGCAAGACCATGGATTAA
- a CDS encoding OB-fold domain-containing protein: MKQRAQEELIYINKTAKIPYKWRTGEVWGEFFRELKENGIIYANECPTCGRQFCLPKAVCTRDHTVCTDRSKWIPVGPKGTVVSYFMAEQSFLLPTTGEMLKIPFAVGIILLDGATVIMQHQLEETDESKIKIFMRVEAVIRPKAERKGNIFDIVHFKTITE; the protein is encoded by the coding sequence ATGAAGCAAAGAGCACAGGAAGAGTTAATATACATCAATAAGACTGCGAAGATCCCCTACAAATGGAGGACCGGCGAGGTATGGGGTGAGTTCTTCAGGGAATTGAAGGAAAACGGCATTATCTATGCCAACGAGTGCCCCACCTGCGGCCGCCAGTTCTGCCTGCCCAAGGCAGTCTGCACCAGGGACCACACCGTGTGTACCGACAGATCAAAATGGATTCCGGTCGGGCCCAAGGGAACGGTCGTGTCCTATTTCATGGCAGAGCAGTCGTTCCTATTGCCGACAACAGGGGAGATGCTCAAGATCCCCTTCGCGGTCGGTATCATTCTGCTGGACGGCGCAACCGTCATCATGCAGCACCAGCTCGAGGAGACGGATGAGAGTAAGATTAAAATTTTCATGCGGGTCGAGGCGGTAATCAGGCCCAAGGCGGAGCGCAAGGGCAATATCTTCGACATAGTCCACTTCAAGACGATTACCGAGTGA